In Osmerus mordax isolate fOsmMor3 chromosome 23, fOsmMor3.pri, whole genome shotgun sequence, one DNA window encodes the following:
- the LOC136967941 gene encoding putative nuclease HARBI1, with product MAAPFLRDPVDEGAILVRLAFHTDRVIRDRQDPLCHTDEFLFERYRFSRQGLIYLQDLLGPYIANLTRRSRALTVLQTLCIALRFFASGTFLYSVGDAENIGKAAACVAVRKVYLALNQLMNKFIIFPGHVPVNDIKEGFYAIAEFPNVIGAVDCTHIRLKKPSGPNEADFVNRKGFHSLNVQMICDSTCLITNVEVKWPGSVHDSRIFRDSTLCHSFEQGNYDGLLIGDRGYACRPWFMTPYPEPAPGPEVRFNGALARTRARIEMTFGLLKGRFNCLRGLRVEPDRACAITVACAVLHNVATLRRERVPVIVAHPEDDVEPIHLDERSGPAARDIIAQHHFR from the exons atggcagctccctttttgagagacccagttgacgaAGGAGCTAttctagttcgattagctttccataccgaTAGAGTTATTCGCGATCGCCAAGATCCTTTgtgtcacacggatgagtttctgtttgagcgatatcgattcagccgacaaggactcatttatttgcaagaccttctcgggccgtacattgcaaatctcacacgccgcagcagagctttaactgtgcttcagactctctgcatagccttgaggttttttgcgtcaggtacatttttatacagtgtaggcgatgcagaaaacattggcaaagccgcagcatgcgttgctgtaagaaaagtgtacttggcgctcaaccagctgatgaataaattcatcatattcccaggccatgtcccagtcaatgacatcaaagagggattttatGCAATTGCAG AGTTTCCTAATGTCATTGGCGCAGTGGACTGCACCCATATCCGCCTGAAAAAGCCCTCTGGGCCAAACGAGgccgattttgtgaataggaaGGGCTTTCACAGCCTTAATGTGCAG ATGATCTGTGACTCCACTTGCCTGATCACAAATGTTGAGGTCAAGTGGCCGGGGTCTGTCCACGACTCCCGGATATTCCGAGACTCCACACTATGCCACAGCTTTGAGCAAG GTAACTATGATGGGCTCCTAATTGGAGACAGGGGTTACGCCTGCAGGCCCTGGTTCATGACCCCCTATCCCGAGCCAGCCCCAGGCCCTGAAGTGCGGTTCAACGGTGCTCTCGCTAGAACGAGGGCACGGATAGAGATGACCTTTGGCCTACTAAAGGGCAGATTTAATTGTCTGCGGGGGCTGAGGGTGGAACCGGACAGGGCCTGTGCGATCACGGTGGCATGTGCCGTGCTCCACAATGTGGCCACtctcaggagggagagggtcccAGTGATCGTGGCCCATCCTGAGGACGATGTGGAACCGATCCATCTCGATGAGCGGTCTGGACCGGCTGCAAGGGACATAATTGCCCAGCATCATTTCAGATAG
- the LOC136967942 gene encoding uncharacterized protein codes for MIWYGVLITLSYNYECFQPPCSCNPATKRTWEQVKVKHKNIIQAANKKKADMMKTGGGPRGPELTPAEELALANNRGRPIMQGIAGGSSSGEVVAGENPYVQVAGGSITLLQPPPNVLVRGEEPTDEVGLDDEDTLSAFSSDLANPVGPRPAPPEPGPSRSLGTGDGETDTEDVRTLYKRYLRAKIHNLHLSSIKLDLEVKLLKRQLNDNQ; via the exons ATGATATGGTATGGTGTACTAATAACACTGTCATATAATTATGAGTGCTTTCAACCCCCATGTAGTTGCAACCCAGCCACTAAAAGGACTTGGGAGCAAGTCAAAGTGAAGCACAAGAACATCATTCAGGCTG CAAACAAGAAAAAGGCGGATATGATGAAGACGGGGGGAGGACCCCGAGGTCCTGAGCTAacccctgctgaggagctggccctggCCAACAACAGGGGTAGGCCAATTATGCAGGGCATAGCTGGGGGCAGCTCCTCTGGAGAGGTGGTGGCAGGAGAGAATCCGTATGTCCAAG TGGCCGGAGGTTCGATCACACTCCTGCAGCCACCTCCCAATGTGTtggtcaggggagaggagccCACTGAT GAGGTTGGTCTAGACGATGAGGACACACTTTCCGCCTTCTCCAGCGATTTG GCAAATCCTGTTGGACCACGGCCTGCTCCGCCGGAGCCTGGCCCTTCTCGCTCTTTGGGAActggggatggggag ACTGACACTGAAGATGTGCGCACGCTATACAAGCGCTACTTGCGTGCGAAGATTCACAACCTCCACTTAAGCTCAATTAAGCTGGATTTGGAGGTTAAATTGCTTAAACGGCAGCTGAAT GATAACCAATaa